The following is a genomic window from Litorimonas taeanensis.
TTTCAAGAAGCCCGCCTAACCCGCCACCTGCACTCAGCCTATCCAGTTTTGACTTGGTTAGGACGGCCTCGGCGGCAATCTTGATTAAGGTTTGCAAAGCAATCGTCTTAAAATCTTTCCAGCTCGCTATATTGCTGTCTAAACCCTGCCCCATTTGGCCTAAAATATCGACGTGACCTTCGCCTTTTTTATTCAGTGCCTCATAGGCCTCTGTCGCCTTTTTAATCGCGCGCGCATATTCCTCTTCGGTAAGGCCGCCCTCAACCCCAATAGAGGCCCGCAATCCTGCGAGCCGCTCTAATTCAAGATTAAGCCTTTGATGATCAGTCAGCAATGAAGCCCTAACCGCTTTGGCAGCTTCGATTTGTTTAAGACGTTCCGCTTCGGCTTGATTGGCGGCCTCAAGGTCAGTTTTCAAAACTCTAAGTCGCGCGGAATAAGTTTCGACAGATAAATAGGGTTTAAGCTCGTTCAACGCGCGCAGCTGATTATTATAAATATCTTGCGGTGAATGGACCGCGTTTATGGCATCAGCCAAGGCCAAAGATAAATCGGCGGCTTGTTGTTTTAGACGGGTTTCTTTTTCCAGCTGCGTAATCGATTCATCGCGCGTGGTTTGCAGCTCTTTCAGTGCGGCTTGATATTGCTTATCCGACAGGCGGGATCGAACGGCGTTCAGTTTTTCCAGTTCAGCCGTATAACGCTCAGTCGGAGTCAGGCTGTCCGCGACAATCCGTGCCACAAGGCGTTCTTCTTCGGCGCGGCGGCGCGCGGCGGCAATTGCGGCTTCTTGAGCGGCGACGTAATCGTTGGACGTTTTAGATGGCGGCTTTTTTTCACCATCATCTTCACCTTCTTCTTTGAGCAAACCCTCACGACGTTCTTGAATTTTTGCAAGTTTAGTTTGAATTTTCTCAAGCTGTTTATCTAACACTCCAAGATAAGGGTTTGTCCAAACCTTACCTTGGTCATTTATAAACTCACCAACCCCTAAATCCCCTTTTAGCTTCCCTAATAGAGTTAAATTTTCATCAACATTGGGCTGACTTCGCAAAAGGTCATAACGCCGTTTTAGAATTTGGTTTTGCTCTTCGGCGGCTTTGTTCTGACGGAGAATGGCCTGCCGATTATCCACTTTTTCTAAGCCTTTAAAGCCATTTACAAAATCTTTCGAGCTTCTGACGAAGTCTGCGAATTTGGCGGTCGCCGTTACAATGACAGGCGCGAGGTCGACGAAAGCGGATTTCAATTGCAAGTCTATGACCTGAGCTGAAATCGAAAGTTCTGAGGACATTTTTTCGGATTTCCGCAAAACCGCTTCATCAATCACCAAGCCCATATTGCGCGCTTCGGTAATCAGGCCCTCAATTGCGTTTTCCTGATCGCCCAAAACACGGATCATGGAGCGCCCGCTCTCCCCAAAGGCTGCTGTCGCGATTAAGGTTTTTTCTTCTTCGTTTCGCGCTTGGCTCAGAGCCCGCGCGACCGCGTTCAGCTTACTTTCCATGGTTGTTTCAAGCTGAATTGATTTTAAAAGCTCTGGGTGCGAATTTTTAAGCTTTTCAGATAATTCCCCTCGGCCCGTTGAGGCTTCGGCGGCAGCACGGGTAAATTGTCGTAGCGCCGCCTCTGTTTGCCCAAATTCGACAGAGGCCTGAGCCGAGGCGGCCTTTAAAGCCTGAAAACTATCCGTACCAAGTCCCAAATCATCTGCGGATTTAGCCATTTGGTCAAACGCTTTTGCGGCGTCCAGCGCGACTCTAAGCGCGCTAGCGCCCGCAACAGCGACTGCGCCTATCCCAACCGCCGCAAACTTCCCCGCAGGCCCCAGACCCCCTAAAATTCGGCCCAATGGCCCCGCCTGAGATTGGAGCCCATCCAACGACCCTTCGAGCTCTTTGACCGAGCTATCGAGAAAATTAAATCCGGGCGCTGTTTGTTTGGTCGCGCGGTCCAGCCTCTTAAGCGCGGTTTCTCCAGCAGGGCCAAGAGCAATGAGATCCTTGCGCAGGCGCTCTCCACCTGTGCTGGTGAGCTCTATAACAATCTTACCTGATTTGCGTTGCATAATGTTTACTCAACATCCGGGTCAGAAAGGGGCTTTTCAAGCGGGTCGGCTTGTCCCGCCAACGCACCCCCTTCGATACAGCGTAAAAAATAGGCGGCGGTTTCTTTGTCCGCCGATGTTGCTGCTGAAAGACGGCTCATCGCGTCGTTAAAATCCAAGCCCGTTAATCTGCCCATAGGGCCAATACGCCACGCCCCGCCCTGCGCCGATTGAAGCGCAGCCGTCCCCTCGATTGATGTCGGCGCATTGTCGACAAAAGGACATCTTTTACCGTCTAAGCCTTTTTCGCCTTGGGCGCAGGGGGCATTGTCGTCTTTGCAGGATTTGCAATATTTTCCGCCGCCGCGCCAATCCCATTGCGCGAGGGCGAAAAGACGTTTCCCTCCAAGATGACCTTATCCGCTGCGCGCGCCTCTTGGTCGATAAAGTCTGATCCAATTTGTTTCATAACTTCGGTGATCGCGGCACGAGACACGCTGATGTTTTCGCCTGAAGGCGTTTCAACCCCTGTCCAGCTTTCAATGATCAAAACACCGAGCTCAACCGCGTAAGCAAGTTCTGAAAATCCCATTAAAACATGAGGCTCTGTCAAAGCGTCAAGATGATCAGGCGAATATCCAAAGTCGGATAAGACTTCGCCGCCATCCGCAAGGGTTCGCATTTTAGAGGCGGCTTTATTTCGCGCCGCTGTCCGCGTAACAATATCCGCGTAAGCGACCGTTATTGTTACGTCCCCTCCCGCCAGAGACAGTGTGCGAGATTGTTTGTCGGGGCTAAGCATTAAAACCATTATAGATAGTCGTTTTCTGCGACAAAGTTATAAAGCTCAACCGTTAGCATTGGATCATTGACGGTTTGCTCAGCCATGATTTCATATTGCACATCAATCCCGCCCGGGCCTGTTATCGGCTCTGTGGTTGGCGCGACACGGCAATTAGGCGCTTTTAAAATGAGCTTTGCCTCGCCTGCGCCTTGGAATTCAATTTCAACGGGGAAAAGACCATCCTCACCGCTAAAGGCGTCGGCGGCGAGATTGGCATAAGTTTCGTTTTTATAGCGAACGGTAATCGGCGAAGAAAAAGTGCCCTCCCCCGGATAAATATCACCGATAAAGGCATCGTCTGTGAGAAATTCTGCTGTCTCTAGGTTATTGTTATAAACAGGAGCGGCGCTGAGTAAACTGGCCTCTGCGATGCCGTCAACGCGGAAAATACCGCGATAAGCCGCGTAACGCAAAAGACCCATAGCTGTGCTGGCTGTGCCCAAAGAAAGGTCAGTCAGTTTTTCAACTTTTCGTGCAGCGCCCGCCACATTAATCCGCGCAAAACCTGCATTGCGGCCTAAATTAAAAGTCATCTGGCCACCAACAAAGCCCAGTACACGGCGATGCTTATCCGCTGCGAGACTGTAAGCCAGTGTTGTGGCGGGTAGAGCGTCTTTGCCGGATGTATAAACCCGTTTATTAGGTGCACTATCAATGCCCGCTGTAAAGGTCGGCGCGCCAAACATCATATTGAGCGCATAACCCAAATGATTAAGGCAGCCAGGCAGAACAAGAGAACAGGCACTATCGGCAAGCCCAGGCGCTGGCGCTGAGGCATCACGATTGTTATTCAAGTTACCGCCCAGAATCGGGTCCGCTTCAAAACTTTGCCCTCCGCCAGGTGAAATGGAATACATGAAGCTATTGTGGTAGCTGTCCGCAACAGCGGCGGTTTTAAGGTCGGCTTGAGGGCCAAAGTAAAGAGGGACGGATTTACCGCGTATTTGTGACATGGAAGTCTCCTTTTAAGAGGGTCTGATGAGAGAATGAAAGAGTGGCCGCGACCTATCGCAGCCCGATGCCTTTTTCTTTATCTGTGGGAATACGGGCCTCACCCGTTTTTAAAGCTTTGGCTTCCGCCAAAGTTAAGGTCGCGATGGTACCGCGCGCGCCATACACAGGGCTATCTTTAAGTAAAAGCCGGTAAGTATAGCCCGCCGGCGCACCATCTTTTTCAAGGGGGCGAAGACCTTCTTGAACGGTTTTAGGTTTTGATGTCACCGTCTTGATAAGAGTTTCATCAGCCTTTTTTTCAGCTGCCTTATTATCTGTCTTGTTTTCATCCGTCATAAGAACTTAGCCTTTCTCTATCCAACCGGACTGGTCGAAGTGTAGTGAAGTTGAATTGTAATCTGGGTGGCGCGAGATTTTTCAGCCCCTGCCTCTGGTTCGACATCGTTTGTCGCGCCAATAATCAGAACGTCATCGACGGCGTCCCCCAAGCGCGGATCTGTTTCGATTGCCTCAATAACCCGCGCGCGAATGATGGCCTCTTTGGCCTTATCCTTATGCAGGGTCACAATATCAAAACTGGCCTCGGAATAGACTTCATAAAGCGGCCGCGTCGCGCCGATTAAGGTTTCGACGAGCACGTCATTGCCCTCTTGCACCGTGACAAAAACATCGTCTTCGCCCAGATGGCTGGGATCAAGTTCGTCTTCGGCAATCGCCTCCAAACCTTCGAGGGTTTGAAGTTTTGCCAGAAAGGCCGCTCGCGCGCCTGTCGCTGTTTGATACGCCATCAATCGACTCGCCCATTTTCAAGAGAAGCGGCGATACCCCGCGCCAGAAATGCGCTCCAATCCGCCGCCAAATCCCGCTCAATTGCTTTATAGTTCAAGCGTTTTTTCAGGCGGGCTTGCGGCACGAGAACAAATAAAACCACATCTTCGGTGCGCCCTGTTCGGCGGGCCGTATCAGAGGCCGTCCGATATCCGCCCCGTTTGCTGCGAGATTTCTGCAAACCATCCGCGACTAAAAGGCCGATTTTTTTTCCCTTAACAGGGATTAATCGTAAACGCCCGAAACGGGATTCAGCTAATTTGATGAGGTTTTTTCTATTTTGCGAACGTGCACGCGCGGATATTGATGATAAAAAATCAGCCGTCGGAATTGGCAGGTAATGCCCTGCACCCGATTTAATCGTTTCGCCCGTTTCAAAAGCATTGATAATAACCGCGGCTTTATTATCAAAGCGAACTTTCGGTTCCATCGATAAGGCTCGAGACGGGAAAACCCGCGCGCGCCATGTCTTTGCCAATTTAGGCCCCAAACCGCCACGTTCAACATCACCGCGCAAGGCGCGCTTACCGCGGCCTTCCATGCGGTAAGCCGCATCCATAGCCCCGCGCTCAATCGCGTGAATTTCGCCTTCGATAAAATCACCGAGTTTGCCTTGAACGGCAAGGCCGAGTTCGAAACTCATGCCGAGACCTCGACCAATTCGAGCGTCCATTCGGCCTTGTCACTATCGAGCAAGCGCGGCGCAGCGTTGACCTTGTAATCAGTTCCATCAATCGCAGGGAAGGTGATAATATCGCCGACCACAATAATGGGAATTTCAGAGCGCCGCACCGTATAGATATTACGCACGGCCGTTACGTCGAACCCGCCGAGATTATAAGAGCCGTCGCCTTGATCGGCCAAAACCAAACAGTCCTGCCCCTGCGCGCCTGATTTGGGCGCGAAGAACGCCGGTAAGCCAAGCTCTTCATAAACGCCGTTCAAAACGGCATTGGCAAAATCAGAGGACATGTTGCAAAATTCAGCGGGTTAAAATCTCGGCGGATTAAAGACTGCGTTTAAGCCGCTTTGGTCTGCGCTTTAGCGGGCGCGGGATTTAAAACCGCCTCGAGATCATCAATCGTGATATCATTATCCGCCAGAATCTTTTCGATACGATCTTTATAGGCCGTCAGCGCTTTATTATCCGCTGCCAAGCCTTCATTTTCAGTTATAAGGCGCGCAATTTTTGACGTGTCTTGCGGGGCGCTTTCGCCCAATACAGTACCTTCTTTAAGGAAGACGCAAGAAGCCAATCCCGCAGCCGCTGTGTTTTCAGGGACCTTGATGGTTTCGCCCAAATCATAAGGTTTGTTGGTTTTCGGGTCTAAGTAGAGGCCAGCGACAACAACCGAAATCATTTGCATTTTAGTTTTAGTAGACATGAAATGTCCTTTCAAATTTTTATAAGGGAGGGATAAAACCCGCCCGAAGGCGGGTTTTAAGCGGTTTTCTTTCCGATCGATTTAGTTATCGGTTACCGTGCAGTGATTGACCGCGTTCGGATTGCCCGGCACGATAAGCGGCGCAGATTGCGTCATAAGATTCCGTTTTGAAGGATCTTCCTGATCCCACATCTTTGGGAAATACTTTGTCGCAACCATCGCTTCATGGTCTTCGATCGCGCCGAAAACTTGCATGCCGTTTAATCCAGCAGGCGCAACAGAAATGCACGTCTTACCAGGAAGATAAGGCACTAACTGGCCTGATTGATTGGTGTATTTTGCTCCAAACACCCAGAATTCATGGTCACCAGAACTGCCTATATAACGCGCGCCTGTTGCATTAGACGCCACATTCCCATCCCCCAAGGCAATTGCAGACAGCTCTACATTGCCGGAGGCCTGACGGCGGTTATCAAGGGTTTCCCGCCAGTTGGTGTCTTTCCGTGCGAGTTTCCACGCTTCGGGCGTCATAATATGAACTGTCCCTGCAAAGCCGGTTTCGTCCTGAATTTTACCCGCACGCTCTTCGAAGAAATCTTCGGCGTTAAAGCCGGATTGATCCCAACGCGCCGTACCCGAGAGTAATTCTGTATGAGACGATTTACGGCCAAAATCGACAGTCACCGACGGATAGTCATCGCCTTCGACCGTCACAGACCCGCTAATCATCGCTGACCATGCCATCCATTCGAGGCGGCGTTCGATCATATCGACTTGTTTCTGCAATAATTCAGCCACGTAGAGATCACGGCGCTGCGCAATTGATAAACTCCCTGTAATTGGCTCACCTGGACGGCGCTTTCGAGCCTGACTCGGCGAGACCGTATGTTTGGGTTTAATATAAGCGGGGCGGAAGACCTTGGTATCAAAGCCTTTATGTTTAATCGACTTTCCCGCCACATTAGGGCTGACAAAAGGCGCAAGCGGAGCCGAGAAGGGCAGCTTGTCAAACATAATATCTTCGTCTTCTTGTTCTTCAATTCGGCTGAAAAACATATCCAACGCAAAAGTTGGCGGGGTTTCGACGTGCTCTTCAATCATGCCCAAGAGCTGGGACGTTGCATAAAGATCCATTTTTTCTTTCCTTTAAATGGGGTTTGGCCAATAAAAAACCCGCTCAAAGGCGGGTAATTTTTGGCAATCGCGTTTAACCGCTCTAGATGGCACCGAGCGTTTTGAGGGTGATGGGCGTCCGATCAAAGGCCGCAATCAATGCAGCGTCTGTCCAATCACCCTTTTCGATTTTGCTAATGTCAAAACCGCCTGACTTATAGAACGTCAGCGGATCATCATCCGCCGCGGCCGCATGCGCTGAAATACCAATTGGAACTTCAGAGCCGTCTTCGGCCGCGGGATCAGAGGCAATGACTTTTTTGCTTGATGTCACACGTCCGATAACAGTAATCGCGGTCACGGCCGCGCCTGCCGTTGCCGTTTCGGTTTGAATGGGATAATCGCCGGCATGAATTTCCTCCGGCGTGTAGCTTTCGCTGTCGAATGTCGCTGTCATGTTGTCTCCTTTTCACAGCGTTGATCGAAATTTTTAACATCGGTCATCGATCGAAACCGAGTTTAGAGGCCGGAGGCCGCTAAGGGTCGACCGCTATCCTCTGCGGCCAATTCGAAGTTTAGGATTGGCGGCCTTGGCCGCGGCCATGCGCTGGACAGGGTCCTTTGAGTCTGCACTTGGGCCGCCTTCGCTGGGTTGAGCGCTGTTAAGCGGTTTTGGCGCATCCGAAATCATCGTTTGAAGCTGGGCACTGGCAGCCTTTGGAGCCGTTTTAATGAGATCCAAAGCCTCAACCGATGTAAGTTTTTTATTATTGACCAAGGCTTCGGCAAAATCACTACAACCGGCCGCTTGACCCGCTTTCATAATTGTCAGGGCGCGGGCAGTGGCATCTTCGTCTTCATCGACGGTCTTTGGGTTTTGGTCATCGCCCTCAGCTTTTGTATCTTCGTCTTCGCCCTCTGCTATTGTATCTTCGTCTTCGTTTTCAGCTTTTGAAGCTTCGTCGTCACTTTCAGCTTTGGGGTCTTTCTCATCGCCTTCGGCCTTTGAATCATCGCCTTCAGCTTTTGATTCTTCATCTTCATTTTCAGCGGCAGTTTTCATCGCCAAAGAAAGCGCGGATTTTTGATTTAGGTTTAGGGTTGAATTGCTGGCTTCGAGCAATTTTTCAAGAGCGGCTTTGAATGACATATCAGTCTCCTTTGTGGTGGCCGTTTGGGTTGGTGTGGCACGCGCGGCAGGGGCCGATTGCGCCGGGGTTACGGCGACCGACGGGCCACCCTGTAGAAAAGATGAGAACAAGGCGCGGGCCCTGCGTGGATTAGCCACGATATCGACAAGGCCTGCCGTCTGGGCGGCGTGACCTGTGTAAATATTGGCATTTTGAGCGAGCACATCGGCGGTATCCAAACCGCGCGCACGCGCGACATGCGCAACAAAGACTTCGCCAACCGGAGCAATAACATCATAAAGCCGGGCGCGCTCATCCTCATCGAAAGCTTTATAACTGCCGCCATCACCTTTGAAGTCGCCAAAATGAATTGGGACAGGGCGAATGCCGATTTTTTCGTTAAATCCGGTGTTATCGGAAAGGAGCAACATCACGCCGATGGATCCTGTGACAGCGGTGGATGAGGCGATAATGCGATCGCAGCAGGCGGCAAGGGAATACCCCGCCGAACAGGCCGCGCCTGTCACAATGCCCCAAACCGGTTTTGCGCCTTGGGCTTTGGCCTGAAGGATATAGTCAACGGCTTCGAACCCTCCCTTGACGAGGCCCCCAGGAGTGTCGAGCTCAAAAATAATGCCCTGAACATTTGGGTCAAGCTGCGCTTGTGCATGAGCCGCCGCTATCCGGTCATAGCCATCGCGGGCCACACTTTGCTCGTTTTGGTCCTCAATCATGATGGCCCGATCATAAAGTGGACCTGAAATTCTTATTGTAGCGATTCCCTCTGAGAGGTTATCCCACAATGGCCGCGCGCCTTCGCCGCCATTTATTTCGGCGTGATTCAAATAGCGATAGGTGGGGCCCCGAGAACCCATCATAGGCATAAGGGCCGAAACACCGGCCATGAGCTGGGAAATCAGACTGCCAAGGGCGGGTTGCATCGCGCCGCCAAGCTGGTCCACAAATTGCGTTTGCCCCAATGGGGCCAGCAAAAGCGGCTGACCCAAATAATCAGAGAGGCGCGGTAATTGGGCAAGGGTTTCAGTTTTATAGGTCATGCTAGGCTCGACTTTTGTTTTTCATGAAATCGATTTGTGTGACTTCGGTTTCAGCATTTACGGACTCATTATCTGTATTGCCTTCATCCTCTGTATTGCCCTCATCGGATTTATCTTCGCGGGCATTGGTCGACATCGCGACTTTGAACGGCATAACTGGCAAACCTAAATCTTCGCGGGCTTTGCGCTCGCGGGCTTTTTGGTGCAGAATATCTTTCCAATCTTTGCCTTGTTCAGCGGCCTCATCAGCAAGGCTGGATAAATCCAAATTCATGCGAATGCCCGAAGCTGTGGCCTCTTTGACGGGATCGACCCAGCCTTTGGGCGGCAAGATAGGTTTAAACCGCGCATAGGCCGCAGGCGCGTCGTAAAAGTCAGGGGCAGTGTTGCCCGACTTTCCTTTCGGCGGGGTAAGACGGCGAAGGGCGAAAGCCTCTTCGAGCCATGCGAAAAACCAAACCCCGAAAAACCCTTTGGCAAAATCTTCTTGATCACGGCGAAAGTCTTTATAAATTTCGAGTAATGCGCCTCGGGCCGCAGAATAGTTTAGCTTGTCCCATCGCATCGTCATCTGTTCAAAGGTCAATCCAGCTGCCGCTGCAACATGATGCAAAACGCGATTCACAAAATCTTCACCCGTATCGCGCCGCGTTTCAACGGGACTGTATGTGTCACCACCTGGCAACACAGGATATTTTCCACCCATCGGGTTTTTCCGCACCCCTGGATTCGCTTCGTAATAATCCAAGCGTTGTTCTTCGATTTTTGTGGCAACCTCAGCCGCGACAGCTTGCCCAGCCGTAGCCACATCAAATTGCGAGGTAATAAATCCCGTGACAACAGAATTGGCGACCTTGGTTTGAAGCTCTGCATCATCAAAAACATTCAACGCTCGCAGCGGTTTGAGCAAAGGCGTCAGGCGCGACGTCCCGCGCAATTGACCAATACGGGTGCGAACTTTGTGGTGAATAACATTGGGGCGGCCTGTGCCGCCGCGCATTGGAACGCGGCGCCAAGTTTGGGATTTCATCGGCACTGTCCAATCAGCGGGATGACCTTCGCGAATATGAATCGCAATCACCCGCCCATTACCGTCAA
Proteins encoded in this region:
- a CDS encoding coiled-coil domain-containing protein, whose translation is MQRKSGKIVIELTSTGGERLRKDLIALGPAGETALKRLDRATKQTAPGFNFLDSSVKELEGSLDGLQSQAGPLGRILGGLGPAGKFAAVGIGAVAVAGASALRVALDAAKAFDQMAKSADDLGLGTDSFQALKAASAQASVEFGQTEAALRQFTRAAAEASTGRGELSEKLKNSHPELLKSIQLETTMESKLNAVARALSQARNEEEKTLIATAAFGESGRSMIRVLGDQENAIEGLITEARNMGLVIDEAVLRKSEKMSSELSISAQVIDLQLKSAFVDLAPVIVTATAKFADFVRSSKDFVNGFKGLEKVDNRQAILRQNKAAEEQNQILKRRYDLLRSQPNVDENLTLLGKLKGDLGVGEFINDQGKVWTNPYLGVLDKQLEKIQTKLAKIQERREGLLKEEGEDDGEKKPPSKTSNDYVAAQEAAIAAARRRAEEERLVARIVADSLTPTERYTAELEKLNAVRSRLSDKQYQAALKELQTTRDESITQLEKETRLKQQAADLSLALADAINAVHSPQDIYNNQLRALNELKPYLSVETYSARLRVLKTDLEAANQAEAERLKQIEAAKAVRASLLTDHQRLNLELERLAGLRASIGVEGGLTEEEYARAIKKATEAYEALNKKGEGHVDILGQMGQGLDSNIASWKDFKTIALQTLIKIAAEAVLTKSKLDRLSAGGGLGGLLETIGSGLAGALGVGGSTPTPQTVTAGVHHIGIAQVGKSASVTRNVSAEIFNQAPRYHQGKAQIGSDEYPAILQANERVFSASDNRALIAAINRPSAASAAVHVPIKMTVINNANAQVETEERQNPSGERELLLKIDKRIQTGALAALRSPQGQKTMKQTYGFRPKLGTA
- a CDS encoding phage tail tube protein, which codes for MSQIRGKSVPLYFGPQADLKTAAVADSYHNSFMYSISPGGGQSFEADPILGGNLNNNRDASAPAPGLADSACSLVLPGCLNHLGYALNMMFGAPTFTAGIDSAPNKRVYTSGKDALPATTLAYSLAADKHRRVLGFVGGQMTFNLGRNAGFARINVAGAARKVEKLTDLSLGTASTAMGLLRYAAYRGIFRVDGIAEASLLSAAPVYNNNLETAEFLTDDAFIGDIYPGEGTFSSPITVRYKNETYANLAADAFSGEDGLFPVEIEFQGAGEAKLILKAPNCRVAPTTEPITGPGGIDVQYEIMAEQTVNDPMLTVELYNFVAENDYL
- a CDS encoding DUF6441 family protein yields the protein MDARIGRGLGMSFELGLAVQGKLGDFIEGEIHAIERGAMDAAYRMEGRGKRALRGDVERGGLGPKLAKTWRARVFPSRALSMEPKVRFDNKAAVIINAFETGETIKSGAGHYLPIPTADFLSSISARARSQNRKNLIKLAESRFGRLRLIPVKGKKIGLLVADGLQKSRSKRGGYRTASDTARRTGRTEDVVLFVLVPQARLKKRLNYKAIERDLAADWSAFLARGIAASLENGRVD
- a CDS encoding head-tail joining protein, with the translated sequence MSSDFANAVLNGVYEELGLPAFFAPKSGAQGQDCLVLADQGDGSYNLGGFDVTAVRNIYTVRRSEIPIIVVGDIITFPAIDGTDYKVNAAPRLLDSDKAEWTLELVEVSA
- a CDS encoding major capsid protein; translation: MDLYATSQLLGMIEEHVETPPTFALDMFFSRIEEQEDEDIMFDKLPFSAPLAPFVSPNVAGKSIKHKGFDTKVFRPAYIKPKHTVSPSQARKRRPGEPITGSLSIAQRRDLYVAELLQKQVDMIERRLEWMAWSAMISGSVTVEGDDYPSVTVDFGRKSSHTELLSGTARWDQSGFNAEDFFEERAGKIQDETGFAGTVHIMTPEAWKLARKDTNWRETLDNRRQASGNVELSAIALGDGNVASNATGARYIGSSGDHEFWVFGAKYTNQSGQLVPYLPGKTCISVAPAGLNGMQVFGAIEDHEAMVATKYFPKMWDQEDPSKRNLMTQSAPLIVPGNPNAVNHCTVTDN
- a CDS encoding head decoration protein: MTATFDSESYTPEEIHAGDYPIQTETATAGAAVTAITVIGRVTSSKKVIASDPAAEDGSEVPIGISAHAAAADDDPLTFYKSGGFDISKIEKGDWTDAALIAAFDRTPITLKTLGAI
- a CDS encoding S49 family peptidase codes for the protein MTYKTETLAQLPRLSDYLGQPLLLAPLGQTQFVDQLGGAMQPALGSLISQLMAGVSALMPMMGSRGPTYRYLNHAEINGGEGARPLWDNLSEGIATIRISGPLYDRAIMIEDQNEQSVARDGYDRIAAAHAQAQLDPNVQGIIFELDTPGGLVKGGFEAVDYILQAKAQGAKPVWGIVTGAACSAGYSLAACCDRIIASSTAVTGSIGVMLLLSDNTGFNEKIGIRPVPIHFGDFKGDGGSYKAFDEDERARLYDVIAPVGEVFVAHVARARGLDTADVLAQNANIYTGHAAQTAGLVDIVANPRRARALFSSFLQGGPSVAVTPAQSAPAARATPTQTATTKETDMSFKAALEKLLEASNSTLNLNQKSALSLAMKTAAENEDEESKAEGDDSKAEGDEKDPKAESDDEASKAENEDEDTIAEGEDEDTKAEGDDQNPKTVDEDEDATARALTIMKAGQAAGCSDFAEALVNNKKLTSVEALDLIKTAPKAASAQLQTMISDAPKPLNSAQPSEGGPSADSKDPVQRMAAAKAANPKLRIGRRG
- a CDS encoding phage portal protein, encoding MTLSTPIQTDLTVSSVQDGMFSITPKPNGTETRLRVPVETRSARFGGRRFDGAGDDSRLLEGWSAYLNAPNPLGDQYERDTVTARIRDLENNDPLARSAIERRVDNIIGHGWGLTAMPNAKALGLDFDAAVDLAELIECEWELYTNHPLGCLTIEEDYSLSQILGMAYRYTYRDGEVFALLPMVAPHRGHHYATRIQLIDPDRVSNPQNAMDTETLKRGMEIDGNGRVIAIHIREGHPADWTVPMKSQTWRRVPMRGGTGRPNVIHHKVRTRIGQLRGTSRLTPLLKPLRALNVFDDAELQTKVANSVVTGFITSQFDVATAGQAVAAEVATKIEEQRLDYYEANPGVRKNPMGGKYPVLPGGDTYSPVETRRDTGEDFVNRVLHHVAAAAGLTFEQMTMRWDKLNYSAARGALLEIYKDFRRDQEDFAKGFFGVWFFAWLEEAFALRRLTPPKGKSGNTAPDFYDAPAAYARFKPILPPKGWVDPVKEATASGIRMNLDLSSLADEAAEQGKDWKDILHQKARERKAREDLGLPVMPFKVAMSTNAREDKSDEGNTEDEGNTDNESVNAETEVTQIDFMKNKSRA